A single window of Nicotiana sylvestris chromosome 5, ASM39365v2, whole genome shotgun sequence DNA harbors:
- the LOC104249781 gene encoding uncharacterized protein: MAAPPNFEKGQSTYRPPRFSGQYYEWSKIRMHDFIMAKDSELWDFICDGHFVPMKIIGDPTMTVPKTRKEYNDAVRKDIEKHFRAKIILVCGIGPDEYNRISACQSAKKIWEALEIAHEGTTQVKQSKIDMLTTEYELLRMKDDESIQDMHTRFTSIINELHFQ, from the coding sequence atggctgctccaccaaactttgaaAAAGGTCAATCAACCTACAGACCACCAAGATTCAGTGGACAATACTACGAATGGTCAAAGATAaggatgcatgattttatcatggccAAAGATTCAGAGCTCTGGGATTTCATCTGTGATGGACACTTCGTCCCCATGAAGATCATTGGCGACCCAACAATGACAGTTCCAAAGACGAGGAAGGAGTACAACGATGCTGTCCGCAAAGATATAGAGAAACATTTTCGAGCAAAAATAATCCTCGTCTGTGGTATTGGACCAGACGAGTATAACAGAATTTCTGCTTGTCAATCTGCCAAGAAGATCTGGGAGGCTCTTGAAATAGCACATGAAGGAACAACTCAAGTCAAGCAGTCAAAGATCGACATGCTCACCACTGAGTATGAACTCctcaggatgaaggatgatgagtccatTCAGGACATGCACACTCGATTCACCTCAATCATCAACGAGCTTCACTTTCAATGA